From a single Phocoena sinus isolate mPhoSin1 chromosome 1, mPhoSin1.pri, whole genome shotgun sequence genomic region:
- the LOC116763413 gene encoding LOW QUALITY PROTEIN: protein FAM71A-like (The sequence of the model RefSeq protein was modified relative to this genomic sequence to represent the inferred CDS: substituted 1 base at 1 genomic stop codon) yields the protein MSGDSLLPYHTAQSSTGVGLFNTTTGKLQQQLHKGEYDMFKDAPVFESDFIQITKRGDLLDVHNCVCMVTVGITSSSPVLPLPDTMLLARWATGCDEHAEHSQAAKGKSHEAAKTLELTRLLPLTLVSISTHNREKQQLRVKFATGRSWYLQLCAPLDAQEDLFTSWEELIYLLRPPVEGLSCTCAVPAWDMICMPVFEEQDDGRSPAVEDFQAMWDQDQVSICSLHTCSEVAGATSAAFAGGEEIQLDSHKPDTMPDVATAKAKPTVLDKASASRATTKVETAGVAGGTAAGALSVAVIKSPAPEEQSTATAATASNGPGGSKTSIATGGTARTSLRSRKTVLRTIQGMLAGAANYSGYASSTSTSLSPEAGMTVVGAEPTSKTVEGRADEEDEGTLISTLPQEGKVSEQDGSSQRVSQARKGRRERREHWGEDRALTSLSLCSSVESHHKAAGNKTIQKAAGPCSGGRRATRDDXKDKGHGSPGGSEQGTAHKGIGRAPITNESRTSHKSGRSLSTESSGPSTERLSRISSFFRNVRASLTAKTVASSRDKYVSILAKPVEGTRMEAIVETAESGQGLEITGGVTSDTMEPVTAEAHQ from the coding sequence ATGAGTGGGGACTCTCTGCTCCCGTATCACACGGCCCAGAGCAGCACCGGGGTGGGCCTGTTCAACACCACCACGGGGAAGCTGCAGCAACAACTGCACAAGGGCGAATACGACATGTTCAAGGACGCCCCGGTATTCGAGAGCGACTTCATCCAGATCACAAAGAGGGGAGACCTGCTTGACGTGCACAACTGTGTCTGCATGGTGACCGTGGGCATCACATCCAGCAGCCCCGTCCTCCCACTCCCAGACACCATGCTGCTGGCCCGATGGGCCACCGGCTGTGACGAGCACGCTGAGCACAGCCAGGCCGCCAAGGGCAAGAGCCACGAGGCTGCAAAGACCTTAGAGCTCACCAGGCTCCTTCCCCTGACGCTCGTGAGCATCTCCACTCACAATCGTGAGAAACAACAGCTGCGCGTGAAGTTTGCCACTGGCCGCTCCTGGTACCTGCAGCTGTGCGCCCCTCTGGACGCGCAGGAAGACCTCTTCACCTCTTGGGAAGAGCTGATTTACCTCCTGCGACCACCAGTGGAGGGTCTCAGCTGCACCTGCGCCGTTCCAGCCTGGGACATGATCTGCATGCCTGTGTTCGAGGAGCAGGACGACGGCAGGAGCCCGGCAGTGGAGGATTTCCAAGCAATGTGGGATCAGGACCAGGTGAGCATCTGCAGCCTCCACACGTGCTCTGAGGTGGCCGGGGCCACGTCCGCAGCTTTTGCCGGTGGGGAGGAGATCCAACTGGACTCCCACAAGCCCGATACCATGCCCGATGTGGCCACTGCAAAAGCAAAACCTACAGTGCTTGACAAAGCGTCAGCATCGCGGGCAACGACAAAGGTGGAGACAGCAGGGGTGGCAGGAGGCACCGCAGCGGGTGCTTTGAGCGTGGCAGTGATCAAGTCTCCTGCCCCTGAAGAGCAGAGCACGGCCACAGCAGCCACAGCCAGCAACGGTCCGGGAGGAAGCAAAACCAGCATAGCCACTGGGGGCACCGCCAGAACATCCCTGAGGAGCAGGAAAACGGTGCTGCGAACAATTCAGGGTATGCTGGCAGGTGCCGCGAACTATTCAGGGTATGCTTCCAGCACATCCACCAGCCTCTCCCCAGAGGCCGGCATGACTGTGGTCGGAGCAGAACCCACCAGCAAGACTGTTGAAGGAAGAGCCGACGAGGAGGACGAGGGGACCCTCATCTCAACCTTGCCACAGGAAGGCAAAGTGAGTGAACAGGATGGCAGCTCACAGAGGGTGTCCCAGGCCCgcaagggaagaagggagagaagagagcacTGGGGAGAGGACAGAGCTCTTACGAGCCTCTCGCTCTGCAGTTCAGTGGAAAGCCACCACAAGGCAGCGGGGAACAAGACCATCCAGAAAGCAGCTGGCCCGTGCTCAGGCGGCCGCAGAGCCACTAGAGATGACTAAAAGGACAAAGGCCACGGCAGCCCGGGGGGCAGCGAGCAGGGCACTGCTCACAAAGGCATCGGCCGTGCTCCCATCACCAACGAGTCCAGGACCTCGCACAAATCGGGCAGGAGCTTATCTACAGAGAGTTCAGGTCCCTCCACCGAGAGACTCAGCAGGATCAGCTCTTTCTTCAGGAACGTCAGAGCCAGTCTCACTGCAAAGACAGTGGCCTCCTCACGCGATAAATATGTGAGCATCCTGGCGAAGCCAGTGGAAGGGACCCGAATGGAGGCCATCGTAGAGACAGCAGAgagtgggcaggggctggagatCACTGGAGGTGTGACATCTGACACCATGGAGCCAGTGACCGCTGAAGCCCATCAATAG